A window of Marmota flaviventris isolate mMarFla1 chromosome 20, mMarFla1.hap1, whole genome shotgun sequence contains these coding sequences:
- the Cnbp gene encoding CCHC-type zinc finger nucleic acid binding protein isoform X3: protein MSSNECFKCGRSGHWARECPTGGGRGRGMRSRGRGGFTSDRDICYRCGESGHLAKDCDLQEDACYNCGRGGHIAKDCKEPKREREQCCYNCGKPGHLARDCDHADEQKCYSCGEFGHIQKDCTKVKCYRCGETGHVAINCSKTSEVNCYRCGESGHLARECTIEATA, encoded by the exons ATGAGCAGCAACGAGTGTTTCAAGTGTGGACGATCTGGCCACTGGGCCCGGGAGTGCCCAACCGGGGGAGGCCGCGGTCGTGGAATGAGAAGCCGTGGCAGAGGTGGTTTTACCTCGGATAGAG ACATCTGTTACCGCTGTGGTGAGTCTGGTCATCTGGCCAAGGATTGTGACCTTCAGGAGGATG CCTGCTATAACTGCGGCAGAGGTGGCCACATCGCCAAGGACTGCAAGGAGCccaagagagagcgagagcagtGCTGCTACAACTGTGGCAAACCAGGCCACCTGGCTCGTGACTGTGACCACGCGGACGAGCAGAAGTGCTATTCTTGTGGAGAGTTCGGACACATTCAGAAAGACTGCACCAAAGTGAAGTGCTATAG gtgtGGTGAGACTGGTCATGTAGCCATCAACTGCAGCAAGACAAGTGAAGTCAATTGTTACCGCTGTGGCGAGTCAGGGCATCTTGCACGGGAATGCACAATTGAGGCCACAGcctaa
- the Cnbp gene encoding CCHC-type zinc finger nucleic acid binding protein isoform X2 — protein sequence MSSNECFKCGRSGHWARECPTGGGRGRGMRSRGRGFQFVSSSLPDICYRCGESGHLAKDCDLQEDACYNCGRGGHIAKDCKEPKREREQCCYNCGKPGHLARDCDHADEQKCYSCGEFGHIQKDCTKVKCYRCGETGHVAINCSKTSEVNCYRCGESGHLARECTIEATA from the exons ATGAGCAGCAACGAGTGTTTCAAGTGTGGACGATCTGGCCACTGGGCCCGGGAGTGCCCAACCGGGGGAGGCCGCGGTCGTGGAATGAGAAGCCGTGGCAGAG GTTTCCAGTTTGTTTCCTCATCTCTTCCAGACATCTGTTACCGCTGTGGTGAGTCTGGTCATCTGGCCAAGGATTGTGACCTTCAGGAGGATG CCTGCTATAACTGCGGCAGAGGTGGCCACATCGCCAAGGACTGCAAGGAGCccaagagagagcgagagcagtGCTGCTACAACTGTGGCAAACCAGGCCACCTGGCTCGTGACTGTGACCACGCGGACGAGCAGAAGTGCTATTCTTGTGGAGAGTTCGGACACATTCAGAAAGACTGCACCAAAGTGAAGTGCTATAG gtgtGGTGAGACTGGTCATGTAGCCATCAACTGCAGCAAGACAAGTGAAGTCAATTGTTACCGCTGTGGCGAGTCAGGGCATCTTGCACGGGAATGCACAATTGAGGCCACAGcctaa
- the Cnbp gene encoding CCHC-type zinc finger nucleic acid binding protein isoform X1 — protein sequence MSSNECFKCGRSGHWARECPTGGGRGRGMRSRGRGGFTSDRGFQFVSSSLPDICYRCGESGHLAKDCDLQEDACYNCGRGGHIAKDCKEPKREREQCCYNCGKPGHLARDCDHADEQKCYSCGEFGHIQKDCTKVKCYRCGETGHVAINCSKTSEVNCYRCGESGHLARECTIEATA from the exons ATGAGCAGCAACGAGTGTTTCAAGTGTGGACGATCTGGCCACTGGGCCCGGGAGTGCCCAACCGGGGGAGGCCGCGGTCGTGGAATGAGAAGCCGTGGCAGAGGTGGTTTTACCTCGGATAGAG GTTTCCAGTTTGTTTCCTCATCTCTTCCAGACATCTGTTACCGCTGTGGTGAGTCTGGTCATCTGGCCAAGGATTGTGACCTTCAGGAGGATG CCTGCTATAACTGCGGCAGAGGTGGCCACATCGCCAAGGACTGCAAGGAGCccaagagagagcgagagcagtGCTGCTACAACTGTGGCAAACCAGGCCACCTGGCTCGTGACTGTGACCACGCGGACGAGCAGAAGTGCTATTCTTGTGGAGAGTTCGGACACATTCAGAAAGACTGCACCAAAGTGAAGTGCTATAG gtgtGGTGAGACTGGTCATGTAGCCATCAACTGCAGCAAGACAAGTGAAGTCAATTGTTACCGCTGTGGCGAGTCAGGGCATCTTGCACGGGAATGCACAATTGAGGCCACAGcctaa